One segment of Candidatus Cloacimonadota bacterium DNA contains the following:
- a CDS encoding antitoxin VbhA family protein yields the protein MFNTIEIDRNKLTIMGVQFSNLKILESTANAIGSNMFEGFEPTPKGVEIIRDYVIGKITLSELIKFAKEKSYV from the coding sequence ATGTTTAATACGATAGAAATAGACCGTAATAAGCTGACAATTATGGGAGTGCAATTTTCCAATTTAAAAATCTTGGAAAGTACGGCAAATGCAATTGGGAGTAATATGTTTGAAGGTTTTGAACCCACTCCGAAAGGCGTTGAAATAATTAGAGATTATGTAATTGGAAAAATAACATTGTCTGAATTGATAAAATTTGCAAAGGAAAAATCGTATGTCTGA
- a CDS encoding Fic family protein, which yields MSDSYKYVDPDYTYTDPKTGILRNLADIIDQDVLLFFESAAVAKRIQELYENPIKIKGVESLLTIHKHLFQDVYSWAGKKRKVEINKAGKQFFPTTHFDNAFGFIDTLISDYKNTSKNDKHRIAEKLAEILDNVNYLHPFRDGNGRMQREFLRLLALEKDLVLNLNPPDDKKIYDQYMQGTINSDVKALTKLIFELIET from the coding sequence ATGTCTGATTCTTATAAATACGTTGACCCCGATTACACCTATACTGACCCCAAAACAGGAATACTCAGAAACTTAGCGGACATAATAGACCAAGATGTTTTACTCTTTTTTGAAAGTGCAGCTGTTGCAAAACGCATACAAGAACTTTACGAAAACCCCATCAAGATAAAGGGAGTAGAAAGTCTTTTGACTATTCACAAACACTTGTTTCAAGATGTTTATTCTTGGGCAGGAAAAAAGCGAAAGGTTGAAATAAATAAAGCAGGCAAACAATTTTTCCCAACGACACATTTTGACAATGCTTTTGGCTTCATTGACACTTTAATTTCAGATTATAAAAACACATCAAAAAACGATAAACATCGAATAGCCGAGAAATTAGCTGAAATATTGGATAATGTAAATTACCTACATCCTTTCAGAGATGGAAACGGGCGAATGCAACGAGAATTTTTAAGATTATTAGCATTGGAAAAGGACTTAGTATTAAACCTGAATCCACCTGACGATAAAAAGATTTACGACCAATATATGCAAGGAACAATAAATAGTGATGTGAAAGCCTTGACAAAATTGATTTTTGAACTAATTGAAACGTAA